A part of Aspergillus flavus chromosome 1, complete sequence genomic DNA contains:
- a CDS encoding serine/threonine protein phosphatase (protein phosphatase 2C), which produces MGQTLSEPVVDKTSSEGEDDCCIYGVSAMQGWRISMEDAHAAVLDLHAKYTSPEETSTDPAKRLAFFGVYDGHGGDKVALFAGENVHKIVAKQDSFAKGDIEQALKDGFLATDRAILEDPKYEEEVSGCTAAVSVISKHKIWVANAGDSRSVLGVKGRAKPLSFDHKPQNEGEKARISAAGGFVDFGRVNGNLALSRAIGDFEFKKSPELAPEQQIVTAYPDVTVHELSDDDEFLVIACDGIWDCQSSQAVVEFVRRGIAAKQELYRICENMMDNCLASNSETGGVGCDNMTMIIIGLLNGRTKEECGDAAEFRGPGIRNQFEENPDDYDMENDRARGFSVRSGRIILLGDGTELVPDQNDEELFDQTEEDRDLPSQVQRELPDSARNEREGTPGPQSKTDATSKSEEGSSASTSESTVTPAGSSTSGAPEKSTS; this is translated from the exons ATGGGTCAGACTTTGTCAGAACCAGTAGTCGATAAG ACTTCGTCCGAGGGCGAAGATGATTGCTGCATCTACGGCGTCTCAGCCATGCAGGGCTGGCGAATCAGCATGGAGGATGCTCATGCTGCCGTCCTAGACCTCCACGCGAAATATACGAGTCCAGAAGAGACATCAACGGATCCTGCCAAACGCCTAGCTTTCTTTGGAGTATACGATGGACACGGCGGAGACAAAGTCGCACTGTTTGCTGGAGAAAATGTGCACAAGATCGTCGCAAAACAGGATTCATTCGCAAAGGGCGACATTGAACAGGCCCTGAAAGATGGTTTCTTAGCTACCGATCGGGCTATCTTAGAAG ACCCGAAATACGAAGAGGAAGTCTCCGGCTGCACAGCAGCTGTCAGTGTAATCTCAAAACATAAGATCTGGGTG GCCAATGCGGGTGATTCTCGCTCTGTGCTTGGAGTCAAGGGCCGCGCAAAgcctctctcttttgatCATAAACCCCAGAATGAAG GCGAGAAGGCTCGTATCAGTGCCGCAGGTGGCTTTGTCGATTTCGGCCGTGTGAACGGAAACCTGGCCCTGTCACGAGCCATTGGTGATTTCGAGTTCAAGAAAAGCCCCGAGCTTGCGCCCGAACAGCAGATCGTGACCGCTTATCCGGATGTGACAGTCCATGAGCTcagtgatgacgatgaattcCTTGTCATAGCCTGTGACG GTATCTGGGACTGCCAGTCTTCCCAGGCTGTGGTTGAGTTTGTCCGCCGCGGTATCGCCGCGAAGCAAGAACTTTACCGGATTTGTGAGAACATGATGGACAACTGCTTGGCTTCAAACAGCGAAACTGGTGGGGTTGGATGTGACAACATGACTATGATAATCATTGGCCTCCTGAACGGCAGGACTAAAGAGGAGTG CGGGGATGCAGCTGAATTCCGCGGCCCTGGTATCCGTAATCAGTTTGAAGAAAACCCGGATGACTACGATATGGAAAATGATCGCGCGCGTGGTTTCAGTGTTCGCTCCGGCCGCATTATTCTTCTAGGTGACGGCACAGAACTGGTCCCTGATCAAAATGACGAGGAGCTCTTTGACCAAACTGAGGAAGACCGCGACTTGCCTAGTCAGGTGCAACGCGAATTGCCTGATTCTGCCAGGAATGAGCGTGAAGGAACCCCGGGACCTCAATCTAAAACTGACGCTACTTCCAAGTCTGAAGAAGGGTCTTCTGCTAGTACATCCGAGTCAACCGTTACTCCTGCGGGGAGCTCTACCTCTGGAGCCCCCGAAAAATCTACGTCGTAG
- a CDS encoding phosphorylcholine transferase (unnamed protein product) yields the protein MSSPSSAGKRKRSASQHLPSNVTSADLLQPSSRDASGEDGDDSTGPNTPLSVKYRKQAPIDVTSAGNVPPSKRARKSSAAGEQTNGPATEEPSALSKEDPGEPSETTVASSDIENQSKGRSGLQIKTADVEETEDMMQPPQRAGLQDPVGYHTNPPPVGRPVRVYADGVFDLFHVGHMRQLEQAKKAFPDVHLMVGVTGDEETHNRKGLTVLSGAERAESVRHCKWVDEVIPNCPWLLTPEFLDEHQIDYVAHDDLPYGAAEGDDIYAPIKAQGKFLVTQRTEGVSTTGIITRIVRDYDQYISRQFKRGASRQELNVSWLKKNELEIKRHVAEIRDNIRNNWTTTGQELGRELRQLWQNSRPGSPAPSARNSVDMGSTRGNVVSPTTGAMKTHLSRVESVGRSESPIGNGRNEDFATGYSLGLIGGVRAWMRSRRSLLESRAPSPTSEEEHESEQERSNGHIEPFKSPANAATN from the exons ATGTCCTCTCCGTCGTCGGCAGGAAAGCGCAAGCGCAGTGCTTCCCAACATCTTCCGTCCAACGTAACCTCCGCTGACCTTCTGCAACCTTCATCACGCGATGCGTCGGGCGAAGATGGCGACGATTCCACCGGTCCGAATACTCCCTTGTCGGTTAAGTACAGGAAACAGGCACCAATTGATGTAACTTCAGCGGGCAATGTTCCGCCATCGAAACGGGCTCGGAAGAGCTCAGCGGCTGGCGAGCAAACCAATGGTCCTGCCACCGAGGAACCCTCGGCGCTCAGCAAAGAAGATCCAGGCGAGCCGTCAGAAACGACAGTTGCCAGCAGCGATATCGAAAACCAAAGCAAGGGCCGGTCGGGATTACAGATCAAAACGGCAGATGTTGAGGAGACCGAGGATATGATGCAGCCACCTCAGCGGGCCGGGTTGCAGGATCCGGTTGGATACCATACCAATCCTCCGCCCGTGGGGCGTCCAGTGCGCGTGTATGCCGATGGTGTCTTTGATTTGTTTCACGTGGG CCATATGCGTCAGCTTGaacaggcgaagaaggcctTCCCAGATGTGCATCTGATGGTCGGTGTGACTGGAGACGAGGAGACTCATAACCGGAAGGGTCTTACTGTCCTGAGTGGTGCGGAGCGCGCAGAGAGTGTTCGTCACTGTAAATGGGTGGACGAAGTGATTCCTAATTGCCCATGGCTGTTGACTCCGGAGTTTCTCGATGAGCACCAAATCGACTACGTTGCGCATGATGACCTGCCCTATGGCGCGGCCGAAGGAGATGATATTTACGCTCCGATCAAGGCCCAGGGCAAGTTTTTGGTTACTCAGAGGACGGAAGGTGTCAGCACCACGGGAATCATCACCAG AATTGTCCGCGACTACGACCAGTACATTTCCCGCCAATTCAAGCGAGGCGCATCGAGACAGGAGCTGAACGTGTCATGGCTTAAGAAGAACGAACTGGAAATCAAGCGACACGTTGCGGAGATTCGGGACAATATCCGGAACAACTGGACAACCACGGGTCAGGAGCTGGGCCGAGAATTACGGCAGCTCTGGCAGAATAGCCGGCCTGGCAGCCCGGCACCGAGCGCGAGGAACAGTGTAGACATGGGCAGTACACGAGGAAACGTTGTCAGCCCTACCACTGGTGCCATGAAAACCCATCTGTCACGGGTGGAATCAGTGGGTCGGTCTGAAAGCCCCATTGGAAACGGGCGGAATGAAGACTTTGCAACCGGGTACAGCTTGGGATTGATTGGAGGTGTAAGAGCCTGG ATGCGCAGCCGTCGGTCACTCTTGGAAAGCCGCGCCCCTTCCCCGACAAGCGAGGAGGAGCATGAGTCTGAGCAGGAACGCAGCAACGGCCACATTGAACCATTCAAATCGCCCGCCAATGCTGCGACAAATTAG